A single region of the Biomphalaria glabrata chromosome 15, xgBioGlab47.1, whole genome shotgun sequence genome encodes:
- the LOC129923099 gene encoding uncharacterized protein LOC129923099, producing MKRNYNNAFEITDEKLEAFQEIVCSVRELCNETFVQDLLVEVNGKTFNCNKFYMATFSYFFRGIGRCEMKESKSGKVVLTNMSPETFDLILQMLKTHESLLTDENTFEVWQAANFLQIPLLIRHCERRIKTMLSLDTFELIYKHAHLYNSVRIREKVMQYMQKEFESLCKNDLFSFVAFEDFLQVVESDELDVRDEDIVLRAIFRWAEQAADSETQREEAESNENDVEPSTKRHCTDGKNGDGSARVKPSKLCKLLLASRYGIASHVCIMELSKHPLLQKDEEATQIINEALVYNTERTCHGYWPPFALHRELSGTAYVGVTANNFKVSALDLLSKTWTDLPRCPIMAAKSVTVFKDQLYAVGRLGDTTTSSLYVFKINSWKLVDLLPGEDIFMVSKGHYIYTIDRKSSRVHCVMPTGDSVFRDEIETKGKLQNPESAIDFNRNILIFCRSTSDDRIKKEEETAIVYCLSLPTNQWSHCGHLQGPAKNLVSFRNGASHYILLRNGSLWQVVGGHVKNPEFIFIKNLWSFEDSLKGAFIHKDVLYLFGSVATESSNLTGVPGVFEKVRYWYSEKNYSNFVLFFLPEVTFGRVRNDESTQHR from the exons ATGAAACGAAACTACAATAACG CTTTTGAAATAACCGATGAAAAATTAGAAGCCTTCCAAGAGATCGTCTGCTCGGTCAGAGAATTGTGTAACGAAACATTCGTCCAGGACCTTCTGGTCGAGGTGAACGGGAAAACCTTCAACTGCAACAAATTTTACATGGCCACATTCTCGTATTTTTTCCGAGGCATAGGAAGGTGCGAGATGAAAGAGAGCAAGTCGGGGAAGGTCGTGCTGACCAATATGTCCCCGGAGACCTTTGACCTCATCCTGCAAATGCTGAAGACTCACGAGAGCTTGCTGACAGATGAAAACACCTTTGAAGTCTGGCAGGCAGCCAATTTCCTTCAGATCCCGCTCCTGATCAGACACTGCGAGAGGAGGATTAAAACGATGCTCTCTCTGGACACATTTGAATTGATCTATAAGCACGCCCATCTCTACAACTCGGTCAGAATTCGAGAAAAGGTCATGCAGTACATGCAGAAGGAATTTGAGAGCCTCTGTAAAAACGACTTGTTTTCCTTCGTCGCATTCGAAGATTTTCTGCAAGTAGTCGAAAGTGATGAACTAGATGTCCGCGACGAGGATATTGTCCTGCGGGCTATTTTTAGATGGGCGGAGCAGGCTGCGGATTCGGAAACGCAGAGGGAGGAGGCAGAGAGCAATGAAAACGATGTCGAGCCATCGACCAAACGACATTGCACGGATGGCAAGAACGGTGACGGGTCTGCACGTGTCAAACCGTCGAAGCTCTGCAAGCTTTTATTAGCCTCGAGGTATGGCATTGCAAGCCATGTTTGTATAATGGAGTTATCAAAACATCCTCTGTTGCAGAAGGACGAAGAAGCCACGCAGATCATTAATGAAGCACTTGTGTACAACACAGAAAGAACGTGCCACGGATATTGGCCTCCCTTCGCTCTTCACAGAGAGCTGAGCGGTACCGCCTATGTTGGCGTAACAGCGAATAACTTTAAAGTCAGTGCTCTGGACCTCCTGAGTAAAACTTGGACAGATCTTCCCAGGTGCCCGATAATGGCTGCCAAAAGTGTAACCGTGTTTAAAGATCAGCTCTATGCAGTTGGCCGCCTGGGCGACACAACCACAAGTAGTCTTTATGTGTTTAAGATTAACAGTTGGAAATTGGTAGACCTTTTACCCGGGGAGGACATTTTTATGGTCTCAAAAGGGCACTACATATACACCATTGACCGGAAGAGCAGTCGCGTGCATTGTGTGATGCCCACCGGCGATTCAGTCTTTCGTGATGAGATAGAGACCAAGGGGAAGTTGCAAAATCCAGAAAGCGCGATAGACTTCAATAGGAACATTCTGATTTTCTGTAGGTCCACATCCGATGACCGCATCAAAAAGGAGGAGGAAACGGCTATAGTGTATTGCTTATCACTACCAACTAACCAGTGGTCACACTGTGGACATCTCCAAGGTCCAGCCAAAAACTTAGTTTCTTTCAGAAATGGAGCCAGCCATTACATACTGCTAAGAAATGGGTCCTTGTGGCAGGTGGTGGGGGGTCATGTCAAGAATCCAGAGTTCATCTTTATTAAAAATCTGTGGTCATTTGAAGACTCGCTAAAGGGCGCCTTTATCCATAAGGACGTCCTGTACCTCTTTGGAAGCGTCGCCACCGAGAGTTCCAACCTCACTGGCGTACCTGGAGTCTTCGAAAAGGTCAGGTATTGGTACAGTGAAAAAAATTACTCAaactttgtacttttttttttgccggaAGTGACCTTTGGACGAGTTCGAAATGACGAATCAACTCAACACAGATAA